In Benincasa hispida cultivar B227 unplaced genomic scaffold, ASM972705v1 Contig654, whole genome shotgun sequence, the genomic stretch ATTTGATTGTTCAGTTTTTCAATGTGAAAGTTGCATTTTTGCCAAACATCATCGATCCACCTATTTGCCTAAACCATACAAGGCTTCATCACTTTTTTCCTTAATTCATactgatgtttggggtccgtcTAAAGTCTTAACTCATAGTGGTAAGCGTTGGTTTGTTACCTTTATAGATGACCACACTCGTATAACTTGGCtttatttattaacaaaaaAGTCAGAGGTAAAAGatgtttttgtttggttttacAATATGATAGAGActcaatttcaaactaaaattcgAATTCTTCACTCTGATAACGTTAGTGaacaattaaccaattttttgcAAGAAAAGGGCATTTTTCATCAAGCTACGTGTCGTGACACGTCTCAGCAGAATGACATTGTTGAGCGAAAGAATAGACACTTAGCAGTGATGGAAGAGTTCAATGCACTGAAATAAAATTGCACATGGGACATAGTCGAACTACCAAAAGATAAGAAGACGGTGGGATGCACATGGGTGTTCACTGTAAAATGTAAAGTTGATGGTAGTATTGAAAGGTATAAGGCTAGATTGGTTGCCAAGGGGTTCATTCAGACCTATAGCATTGattatcaagaaacatttgctCTAGtagctaaaattaattctattagaATCTTGTTGTCTGTGACAGTTAATTTTGATTGGCCTCTTTATCAACTTGATGTGAATAATGTCTTTCTCAATGGAGCTCTTGAAGAAGAGGTTTTTTATGGACTTGCCACCTAGTTTTGAGGTAGATCTCGGGATTAACAAAGTATGCAAGTTAAAGAAATCATTATATGGGCTTAAACAATCTCCCAGAGCATGGTTTCAACGATTTGGAAAGGCGGGATTTAGTCAAAATCAAGCTGATCATACTATGTTCTATAGACATAGTGGAAGTGGCAAGTTGGTCGTTTTGgtagtgtatgttgatgatatcattcTTACAGGTAATGATGAGACATGACTGAATATCTTATCTTGAAGAAAAACCTTGCTAATGATTTTCAAATTAAGGACCTGGGAACCTTAAAGTATTTCCTAGGAATGGAGTTTGTCAGGAGTTTGTCAGATCTAAAAATGGCATTCTTGTCAACCATAGGAAGTATATTCTACCTACTGAATGAGACAAGTTTACTTGGTTGCAAGATAGCAGAAACTCCTattgagcaaaatttaaaattggttgctacaaaagaaaaggaaaagtacCAGAGGCTTGTAGGGAGACTCATATACCTCTCTCACACACGTCTTGACATTACTTTCACAGTTAGTGTAGTAAGTCAGTTCATCCATGCTCCCGGGTCAGTTCACTTTGAAGCAGTTTAtagaattttgagatatttgaaaggtactcCACGAAAAGGTATATTATTCACGAAGCATGACCACCTAAACATTGAGGTTTACACTAATGTTGATTGGGCAGGAAGCACGACTGATAGAAGATCTACTTCGAGGTATTTCTCTTTTGTTGGAGGAAATCTGGTTACTTGgcgaagtaaaaaaaaaagtgtggtTGCAAGAAGTAGTACTGAAGCAGAATTTAGGGCATTAGCCCATGGTATTTGTGAGGGCATATGGATAAGAAGACTATTGGAAGAATTGAATTTCTCTCAGACAATGCCCATACGAATCTATTATGATAACAAGTCAACAATTCCATTGCCCACAATCCAGTTCTTCATGATAGGAccaaacatattgaagttgataaaCACTCCATAAAGGAAAAGATTGATGCAGGAATAATATGCATTTCCTTTCTCCCGACAGCAGAGCAAATCGCAAATGTGTTAACCAAAGGTCTTCCAAAGTGGCAATTCAGCAAGTTGATTGACAAGCTGGCTATGAATGATCTTCAAACcagcttgagggggagtgttgattatttcctttattgtgaaattttatattgtacttattgtattatatttgctgtattttattctttccttatttgtaattattttattattttcttatttgtaattgggtatttcttctatttaagaaaCTCTTTCCTCCTAAGattaataagagaaaagaaTAATGGTTTTTAACAGTCTTCGATACTTGACTAAACAATGAATGTAAACAATGAAAgataagaagaagatgatgaagatggtgcTGAAGGAATTGAGAattgcattgattacaaaatgtgttaatgtcttaagccaaaatgtaatacaatacaaagagaagagaagaggtAGAGGGCTAGATGTAAGCAATCTCTTGTTTTTCATCCGAAATGCGTCAAGGCTACTGGTGGTGCcgtggatgggtggtggagaagtctctctcgagtTCTATCTCCAGCGAAACTCCGATCGTGACTCGGAAGgggttgtggaggtgaagaatcctcaaagagtgtcttgctcatgctctcagctgtgatcacaaggatctgcctaaGGCAGAAACTCGGATGGATTGAAGTTAAgctccaaggctctatttatagagttcaaacGCCAACAGCTCTGATACTCCATTCTGACTCACTGCTACTTATGTCACGGTATGGGAAATATCAgcatcaccttatcttgttgatactcccaaggtatacgTTCATGCTTATTTCTCCTAAAgtgtcaacgcattccacccacctCGCGATCAGCCTTCTATCACGATTATCATTCTGTAGACGCAACATTCCATGTGATGAACTAGTCTTCATGACGATCAACACATGCAATCAGCCTTGCGGCGGTCTAGGACCAACGTATGCGATTAATTCCTGCAATAGCtgcaaaaatagacactttaatgcataataacgcatgaAATAGAGTTAATGAAGATTTTGGTGCtggtcgacgcaagctcacttttccatATGAATTCTTGGTATTATTGATGCATAGTctgcttattagccctcataattctaaataaaatgttataatagcTTGTATCTCTACAAGCTACCAGTAATAAAGgaataagtgggagaagacaatTGGTTATATGAAACAAACGAAAAAATAGGATAAGTACAAGTGCGTTTATCTTTTCGAAGGGCAATGGGAAGATCATCACTCAGTCCGGGATCAGATGTTGAAGAAGCCAATGGTGAAGGACATGGGTCTAAAGGTGGCTATAAGGAAACCTAGACTAGACTCGAGTAACCGGAGGATCAGAAGGAAGAGACACAGAGGAAGGTGGAGGAGAGGATGATGTTGAAGAAGCCAGTGGTGTTGGACATGGGTCTGAAGGTGGCTGTGGAGGACACCTGGACTAGACTCGAGTAATTTGAGGGTCAAAAGGAAGAGACATAGAGGAAGGTGGAGGAGAGGATGATGTCGAAGAAGCCAGGTGGAGAACATGGGTCTGAAGGTGGCTGTGGAGGACGTCTGGACTAGACTCAAGTAACCGAAGGGTCAAAAGGAAGAAACACAGAGGAAGGTGGAGGAAAGGATGATGTAAAAGATGTAATCTCACAGATAAAAAGATCTCCATCCTCCCTCTGACACGGACTTAACGGTGATGGACTAAAGGGTATATCTTCGAAAAATGTAACATCAAAAGATACGAGAAACTTGTTCAGAGTAGGACAATAACAACGATAACCCTTTTGAACATGAGAATAGCCTAAGAAAATGCATTTCAAAGATTTCAAATCTAATTTGGTACGATTTGGGCGAAATCCCGAATAAAACAAACACAACCAAAGATCTTAGGAGCAACAAGAAACAAAGATTTCGTAGGAAAAAGAGTACGATAAGAAATTTCTCCATTGAGGACAGAGGAAGGCCTTCTATTAATCAAGAAGCAAGCAATATACACAACATCAACCCAAAATTGCTTTGGAACATGCATTTGAAAGGATTAGGCGCGGGCTATTTCAAGAAGGTGTCTATTCTTTCCTTCAACAACTCTATTTTGAGATGGGGTGTCTGTGCAAGAGGATTGATGAATGATGTCATGACCACATAAGTAAGATCCAAGTACGTGAGAGAAATATTCACTAGTATTATCAGTTTGCAAGGTTTTGATAGagacattaaattgatttcaaatctCGACATGAAAAGCAAAAAAAATGAGACAATAATTCAAAacgatttttttgttttggacACAACTGGACAAAGATCCCAAATATCAGAATGGACTAACTCAAAAGGAGCACTAGCTCGTTTATGGGACTAGAACTAAGACaatgaaatttagaaaatgGACACGAATCATAATTCAAAGACAATAAGGAACGAATTTTGGATAAAGTTTCTTCAACAACGATAGATGACCCAAACGACAATGGACTTCAAACGGGGATGTAACTCCAAAGCAAGCCATAACTTTCGATATCTGATggtaaaaaaatgtaaagaccCTCGGATTCATGTCCTTTACCAATAACCTTCTTCGTCATATAATCCTGAAACAAGCAATGACcaagaaaaaaagacaaaacaatTAAGGTCACGAGTAAGCTAgctaatagaaattaaattaaaagacaaTTGAGACAAATGTAATACAAAGGACAAATAAAGTGATGAAGTGAGAGATGGTGTCGGATCCAAGAATAGAGGAGGTTAATTCATCTGTCAAAGTGACAAACGGAGATGAGAAAGGAGACAAAGGCATagaaaattagttaaaattacCTGTCATATGAACGGTGGCACCAGAGTCTATGACCCATTTGGTAGATGATATAAGAAGACGTTTCGTATTACTTGTCTCGACAATGGTGATAATATGATTTGATGAAGAAGATGCCTGTAAGGATTCCTAGAATACttgaaatttagtaaagtcgTCAGCGGAGATGGTAACAGGCTTCTCAGCCATATCATTGGTGGAAGCTATTTAAGCATGTTGAGATCGTTGAGTCTTATACAACAACTTTCGACAATCACGTTTTATATGTCCTGGCTTACGACAATAGTGACAGACGATCACTTGAGAATCTTATCTTCGATTATCATAACTAGGCTTCTGAAAATTGTTAGTCATCCCTAAAGTACCGCGGgagttattattattcttactCATAAGAGCACTGTTAGGTTGAGAAACAGGAGAACTGGATTAAGAACTCTCAATACGAAGAACACGATTGAAAGGTTCTTCTAATGATAGAATTTCAGAATCAGAAAGAATCTGTGTTTTAGTCATTCCAAACTCAGGTAAAAgtccattaaaaaaatatcgtaACAACCATCTTTTCTCACTAAGCTTGTTGAACTTTGATATCGAGACTAAACGACAATAGTAAAGTAAGTTCAACAGCTGTCTTCTTAAGTCTCATAAAGTAACTTGTAACAGATTCTGCTTTCTATTTAGTTTGAAAGAATTGCATGTACACATCAAACATTCTATGAACGTGTTCTTTTCCAGAGTATAGAAATTCTAAGAATTCTAAGATTTCTTTCACAGAACCACAATGATCTACTAAACCAACAACCTCACTTTCAATAGAATTCTTAATCTGAAGATGAATATCATCACAAAGCCAagcctttttcttttcatcttttgaTGGCTCCTCAGTCATATGATCATCCATATTtgtattaagaaaataaaattgaa encodes the following:
- the LOC120069879 gene encoding uncharacterized mitochondrial protein AtMg00810-like: MTEYLILKKNLANDFQIKDLGTLKYFLGMEFVRSLSDLKMAFLSTIGSIFYLLNETSLLGCKIAETPIEQNLKLVATKEKEKYQRLVGRLIYLSHTRLDITFTVSVVSQFIHAPGSVHFEAVYRILRYLKGTPRKGILFTKHDHLNIEVYTNVDWAGSTTDRRSTSRYFSFVGGNLVTWRSKKKSVVARSSTEAEFRALAHGICEGIWIRRLLEELNFSQTMPIRIYYDNKSTIPLPTIQFFMIGPNILKLINTP